One region of Bacillus zhangzhouensis genomic DNA includes:
- a CDS encoding YjcZ family sporulation protein, whose protein sequence is MGDGYNFGGGFALIVVLFILLIIVGAAWVY, encoded by the coding sequence ATGGGAGATGGCTATAACTTCGGCGGAGGATTCGCGCTTATTGTCGTGCTTTTCATCTTGCTGATCATCGTTGGCGCGGCTTGGGTTTATTAA
- a CDS encoding peptidylprolyl isomerase yields MAKKGYIQLTNGKKIEFELYPEAAPGTVANFEKLANEGFYDGLKFHRVIPGFVSQGGDPNGNGTGGPGYTIKCETEGNPHRHERGSLSMAHAGKDTGGSQFFIVHDPQPHLNGVHTVFGKVTSGIEAVLDMEQGQGMEKVEVVDA; encoded by the coding sequence ATGGCAAAAAAAGGCTACATACAATTAACAAATGGAAAGAAAATTGAGTTTGAACTTTACCCAGAGGCTGCTCCAGGTACTGTAGCAAACTTTGAAAAATTAGCGAATGAAGGCTTCTATGATGGATTGAAATTCCACCGCGTGATCCCAGGTTTCGTCAGCCAAGGCGGCGACCCAAACGGTAATGGAACTGGTGGTCCTGGTTACACAATTAAATGTGAAACAGAGGGAAATCCACATCGGCATGAAAGAGGTTCATTATCAATGGCACATGCTGGTAAAGACACAGGCGGCAGCCAATTCTTTATCGTACATGATCCGCAGCCGCACTTAAACGGTGTTCACACTGTTTTTGGCAAGGTAACATCTGGTATCGAGGCTGTACTTGATATGGAGCAAGGCCAAGGCATGGAAAAAGTTGAAGTTGTAGATGCATAA
- a CDS encoding YpuI family protein yields MAHMNVKAQVDQAGAFLSKVAIEMNAFLNETTLSSLKRLNPEAEAYYCDILSTLRKLAVYSEDAAAVCRKMGQQQTFPQQAAQQMLHRIYHQCIEEFFTPKKDTWYEDSRSAYTGKSSIVFHHEVSAVMKQLFSSLEKDFLAMREELEYTTSHQQVKMV; encoded by the coding sequence ATGGCACATATGAATGTAAAGGCTCAAGTTGATCAAGCAGGTGCCTTTTTATCAAAGGTTGCAATTGAAATGAATGCTTTTCTGAACGAAACCACCTTATCAAGCTTGAAACGATTAAACCCTGAAGCGGAAGCCTATTATTGTGACATATTGAGTACATTACGGAAGCTTGCAGTGTACAGCGAGGATGCAGCAGCAGTTTGCAGGAAAATGGGCCAGCAGCAGACATTCCCGCAGCAAGCTGCACAGCAGATGCTTCACCGTATTTATCATCAATGCATTGAAGAATTTTTCACGCCTAAAAAGGATACATGGTATGAAGACAGCCGTTCGGCCTATACAGGAAAAAGCAGCATTGTTTTTCACCATGAGGTATCCGCTGTTATGAAACAATTATTTTCTTCATTAGAAAAAGACTTTTTAGCGATGAGAGAAGAGCTGGAATATACGACATCTCATCAGCAAGTGAAAATGGTATAA
- a CDS encoding DUF309 domain-containing protein has product MYPEAYVAFLHEFHTTRDYFECHEILEEYWKEDPPEQRKEYWVGLIQLAVALYHQRRGNGKGAKRLISNSLHLLEANRSVLLNLGLDDEAFLMLLKTLKKKMDEDMPYESVMLPIKDEALLSLCQEMAQKEGLLFGQESNLSHTFLIEKHRLRDRTDVLLKRKKQIERKKSRGL; this is encoded by the coding sequence GTGTATCCTGAAGCATACGTGGCTTTTTTACACGAATTTCATACAACAAGAGATTATTTTGAGTGTCATGAAATTCTAGAGGAATATTGGAAGGAAGATCCCCCTGAGCAGCGCAAAGAATATTGGGTCGGGCTCATTCAGCTCGCTGTTGCCTTGTATCATCAAAGACGGGGAAATGGAAAAGGAGCAAAACGGCTCATTTCTAACAGTCTTCATTTGTTAGAAGCAAACCGTTCAGTATTATTGAATCTCGGTTTGGATGATGAGGCATTTCTGATGCTTCTGAAAACGCTGAAAAAGAAAATGGATGAAGATATGCCCTATGAAAGTGTAATGCTGCCGATCAAAGATGAAGCACTGCTTTCTTTATGCCAAGAAATGGCCCAAAAAGAAGGACTGCTCTTTGGACAGGAAAGCAATTTATCCCATACATTTTTAATTGAAAAACATAGACTCCGTGACCGGACAGATGTATTGCTGAAACGAAAAAAGCAGATCGAACGTAAAAAAAGCAGAGGACTGTAG
- the ribE gene encoding 6,7-dimethyl-8-ribityllumazine synthase translates to MNTIQGHVVAEGLKFAIVVARFNDFITSKLLDGAEDTLLRHGANGDDIDVVWVPGAFEIPYMAKKLAETKKYDAVITLGTVIRGATTHYDYVCNEAAKGIAQSAMSTGVPIIFGVLTTESIEQAIERAGTKAGNKGSESATAAIEMANLNRKLS, encoded by the coding sequence ATGAATACAATACAAGGTCATGTAGTAGCAGAAGGACTAAAATTTGCAATCGTTGTAGCGAGATTCAATGATTTTATTACAAGTAAACTGTTAGATGGCGCAGAAGATACATTACTCAGACACGGAGCAAATGGTGATGATATCGATGTTGTGTGGGTACCAGGCGCTTTTGAAATCCCGTACATGGCAAAAAAATTAGCTGAAACCAAAAAATATGATGCAGTCATCACACTTGGAACCGTGATCAGAGGTGCAACGACTCACTATGATTACGTTTGTAATGAAGCTGCTAAAGGAATTGCTCAGAGTGCTATGTCAACAGGGGTACCGATTATCTTTGGGGTGCTGACAACAGAATCCATTGAACAAGCCATTGAAAGAGCTGGTACAAAAGCTGGAAATAAAGGCAGCGAATCCGCTACAGCTGCTATTGAAATGGCGAATCTAAATCGAAAGCTCTCTTAA
- a CDS encoding spore germination protein, with protein sequence MVSMKKDKVNVYRDPKKNEDYFKENVGMGLSFDLGVRKIYIHDQEIQLYYVNGLCDTQYIIYLLKELIEINDNEPESDDLAHVVENRLVNQQVSKVESLDEAVDQVLSGLVAVVVEGENYAFIIDVRSYPGRMPEEPDTEKVVRGARDGFVENIIVNTALIRRRVRDEKLRYKMLKVGERSKTDVCVCYIEDIADPDLVDIIEKEVSGIKVDGLTMSDKTIEEFMIKQGYNPFPLVRYTERPDVAANHILEGHVIIITDTSPSVIITPTTIFHHVQHAEEYRQAPAVGTFLRWVRFLGILCSTFLLPIWFLFILEPNLLPDNLSYIGFNKPSHIPVILQVFLADFGVEFLRMAAIHTPTALSTAMGLIAAVLIGQIAIDVGLFTPEVILYVSLAAIGTFTTPSYELSVANKIVRLIILALVAVFKLNGLIIGFTLLIIYLTSIRSLQTPYMWPFIPFNGKALWQVLIRTSVPGSKVRPSIVHPQNRSKIPPNS encoded by the coding sequence GTGGTTTCCATGAAAAAAGACAAGGTAAATGTGTACCGAGACCCGAAGAAAAATGAAGATTACTTCAAGGAAAATGTCGGAATGGGTCTCAGCTTTGACCTTGGTGTTCGAAAAATTTATATACACGATCAGGAAATCCAGCTTTACTATGTAAACGGATTGTGTGATACGCAGTATATCATCTACTTATTAAAAGAACTAATCGAAATCAATGATAACGAACCTGAATCAGATGATCTTGCACATGTAGTCGAGAACCGCCTTGTCAATCAGCAGGTCTCCAAGGTAGAATCGCTGGATGAAGCAGTGGATCAAGTGCTGTCTGGGCTTGTAGCAGTCGTTGTAGAAGGTGAAAACTACGCATTTATCATTGATGTTAGAAGCTATCCTGGCAGAATGCCTGAGGAGCCGGATACAGAGAAGGTTGTCCGGGGAGCAAGGGACGGCTTTGTTGAAAACATTATTGTAAATACAGCGCTTATTCGAAGAAGAGTACGGGATGAAAAGCTGCGATATAAAATGCTCAAAGTAGGCGAACGTTCAAAAACGGATGTATGTGTTTGCTATATTGAAGATATTGCAGACCCGGATCTTGTAGATATTATAGAAAAAGAAGTATCAGGAATCAAAGTCGATGGGCTGACGATGTCTGATAAAACGATTGAAGAATTTATGATTAAGCAAGGATATAATCCCTTTCCGCTAGTGCGCTACACCGAGCGTCCGGATGTCGCCGCTAACCACATATTAGAAGGGCATGTCATTATCATTACAGATACATCCCCTAGTGTCATCATTACACCAACCACTATTTTTCACCACGTTCAGCATGCAGAAGAATACCGCCAGGCACCTGCTGTTGGTACATTCCTAAGATGGGTACGCTTTTTAGGCATTTTATGTTCTACCTTTCTTTTGCCGATTTGGTTCCTTTTTATTCTCGAACCAAATCTCCTGCCTGACAACTTAAGTTATATTGGGTTTAACAAACCTTCTCATATTCCTGTCATTCTTCAAGTATTCCTTGCTGATTTCGGGGTAGAATTTTTAAGAATGGCAGCGATTCATACACCAACCGCATTGTCGACCGCCATGGGACTGATCGCGGCTGTTTTAATTGGACAAATTGCTATTGATGTCGGTTTGTTTACACCAGAGGTCATCTTATACGTTTCACTGGCGGCGATCGGCACCTTTACAACGCCAAGCTATGAGCTGAGTGTCGCCAATAAGATTGTAAGGCTCATCATCCTAGCACTAGTGGCGGTCTTTAAACTGAATGGACTCATCATTGGTTTTACGTTGTTAATCATTTATTTAACATCCATTCGTTCATTGCAGACGCCTTATATGTGGCCATTCATTCCTTTTAATGGAAAGGCTTTGTGGCAAGTGCTGATTCGGACGTCTGTTCCTGGTTCAAAAGTAAGGCCGAGCATCGTTCACCCTCAAAACAGATCAAAAATTCCGCCAAATTCTTAA
- a CDS encoding GNAT family N-acetyltransferase: MLIRYKRSFEKIAMGLLSFMPGEKDVKQLQQTMKSYEMDEDRQLFLWKDGEDIVGAIGVLKTDDQVQIEHISVNPSHRDQGIGKEMVLAVEEIFKTQTLLPNELTQGFFHKCHSETN, translated from the coding sequence ATGTTAATTCGTTATAAGAGGTCTTTTGAAAAAATTGCCATGGGACTCCTGTCCTTTATGCCGGGTGAAAAAGACGTCAAACAGCTTCAGCAGACGATGAAGTCATATGAAATGGATGAAGATCGGCAGCTGTTCCTATGGAAAGATGGTGAGGATATTGTAGGTGCTATTGGTGTGTTGAAAACAGACGACCAAGTACAAATTGAGCATATTAGTGTGAATCCATCCCATCGTGATCAAGGAATCGGCAAGGAAATGGTTTTAGCCGTGGAAGAAATATTTAAAACCCAAACACTCCTTCCAAATGAATTAACGCAAGGCTTCTTTCATAAGTGTCACAGCGAAACAAATTAA
- a CDS encoding DUF2164 domain-containing protein — MKSLTKEEKNQMTMAIQRYFAEEREEDIGELAALHILEFITKNLGSYYYNQGVRDSRSIAVQRSQLLEEDLFALEKRI, encoded by the coding sequence TTGAAATCACTCACAAAAGAAGAGAAAAATCAGATGACGATGGCCATTCAGCGTTACTTTGCTGAAGAACGAGAAGAAGATATTGGTGAATTAGCAGCCCTTCATATACTAGAATTTATCACAAAAAATCTAGGAAGCTACTATTATAATCAAGGAGTCCGTGACAGCCGCAGCATCGCTGTTCAGCGGTCACAATTGTTAGAGGAAGACTTGTTCGCACTCGAAAAAAGAATATAA
- the lysA gene encoding diaminopimelate decarboxylase: MFLHGTCRQNELGHLEIGGVDAVSLAETYGTPLYVYDVALIRERAKSFQKAFIEEELKAQVAYASKAFSSIAMFQLAKDEGLSLDVVSGGELHTAICAGFPVEKIHFHGNNKSRKELKMALEHGIGCIVVDNFYEMKLIEQLGQELSKKVQVLLRITPGVEAHTHDYITTGQEDSKFGFDLHNGQADEAVKQMLGSKVIELLGVHCHIGSQIFDTAGFVLAADKIFLKLDEWRESFGFISTVLNLGGGFGIRYTKEDEPLPATEYVEKIIQAVKENVARYEFEMPEIWIEPGRSLVGDAGTTLYTIGSSKHVPGIRDYVAIDGGMSDNIRPALYQAKYEAASANKMNQTHDQTVSIAGKCCESGDMLIWDIDLPELSQGDLLAVFCTGAYGYSMSNNYNRIPRPAVVFVEDGEAQLVVERETYEDMVKLDLPYQSKVKSST; this comes from the coding sequence TTGTTTTTACACGGCACTTGCAGACAAAATGAACTCGGTCATTTAGAAATTGGTGGTGTTGATGCCGTTTCTTTAGCTGAAACGTATGGGACACCACTTTATGTATATGATGTGGCTTTAATACGGGAGCGCGCAAAAAGCTTTCAAAAAGCATTTATAGAAGAAGAATTAAAAGCGCAGGTAGCATATGCGAGTAAAGCATTTTCTTCCATCGCCATGTTTCAGCTTGCTAAAGATGAAGGATTATCTCTTGATGTTGTATCAGGCGGTGAGCTTCACACAGCCATTTGCGCTGGATTCCCAGTAGAAAAAATTCATTTCCATGGCAATAATAAAAGCAGAAAAGAATTAAAGATGGCTTTAGAGCATGGGATCGGCTGTATTGTTGTGGATAATTTCTATGAAATGAAGCTCATTGAACAGCTTGGTCAAGAGCTGTCAAAAAAAGTGCAAGTATTGCTCCGTATTACGCCTGGTGTCGAAGCACATACGCATGATTACATTACGACAGGTCAAGAGGATTCGAAATTTGGCTTTGATCTTCACAATGGACAAGCAGATGAAGCGGTGAAACAAATGCTTGGATCAAAAGTCATCGAGCTTTTAGGTGTTCATTGTCATATCGGCTCACAAATTTTTGATACGGCTGGTTTTGTCCTTGCAGCAGATAAAATCTTTTTGAAGCTGGATGAATGGAGAGAATCATTTGGTTTTATTTCAACAGTGTTAAACTTGGGCGGCGGCTTTGGGATTCGTTATACCAAAGAGGATGAACCACTTCCTGCGACAGAATATGTCGAGAAAATAATCCAAGCTGTGAAAGAGAACGTGGCCCGCTATGAATTCGAAATGCCGGAAATTTGGATAGAACCAGGCCGTTCTCTTGTTGGAGATGCAGGGACGACTCTTTATACGATCGGTTCGTCAAAGCATGTACCCGGGATCCGTGATTATGTCGCGATAGATGGCGGAATGAGCGATAACATTCGTCCAGCTTTATATCAAGCGAAATATGAAGCGGCAAGTGCCAACAAGATGAACCAAACGCACGATCAAACCGTTTCAATTGCCGGTAAATGCTGTGAAAGCGGAGATATGCTTATTTGGGATATCGATCTGCCAGAGTTATCACAAGGGGATTTATTAGCTGTCTTTTGTACCGGAGCTTACGGCTATAGCATGTCAAACAACTATAACCGCATTCCGCGCCCAGCTGTTGTGTTTGTAGAGGATGGGGAAGCGCAGCTTGTGGTTGAGCGTGAAACATATGAGGACATGGTCAAACTTGATTTACCTTATCAATCAAAAGTGAAATCATCTACTTAA
- the scpB gene encoding SMC-Scp complex subunit ScpB, with product MTLDIVNWKAILEALLYAAGDEGLTRKQLMSVLEVDESVLLDIMSSVKEEYQKQERGIELIEYADSYMLLTKKEYSMYLKKLVETPSKGLSQAALEVLAIVSYKQPITRSEVEEIRGVKSERVLHSLVAKALLCEVGRADGPGRAILYGTTPTFLEQFGLKALDELPPLPENVEADGVQEEADLFFENFNQTFEDIK from the coding sequence ATGACGCTTGATATCGTGAATTGGAAAGCCATCTTAGAAGCGCTGCTGTATGCAGCAGGTGACGAAGGCTTAACAAGAAAACAGCTCATGTCTGTTCTTGAAGTAGATGAGTCGGTTTTACTTGACATTATGTCTTCCGTAAAGGAAGAATATCAAAAACAAGAACGAGGGATTGAGCTCATTGAATATGCAGATTCATATATGTTGCTGACGAAAAAAGAATATAGTATGTATTTAAAAAAATTAGTCGAGACACCATCCAAGGGTTTGTCGCAGGCAGCGCTGGAGGTGCTTGCCATTGTTTCTTATAAACAGCCGATTACACGCAGTGAGGTAGAGGAGATCAGAGGAGTCAAATCAGAGCGTGTGCTTCATAGCTTAGTAGCGAAAGCGCTGCTCTGTGAAGTAGGACGTGCCGATGGTCCAGGACGAGCCATTCTTTATGGGACAACCCCTACCTTTTTAGAGCAATTTGGCTTAAAAGCCTTAGATGAATTACCGCCGCTTCCAGAGAATGTGGAAGCAGATGGAGTACAAGAAGAGGCCGATCTATTTTTTGAAAACTTCAATCAAACATTTGAAGACATAAAATAG
- the ribE gene encoding riboflavin synthase — translation MFTGIIEEVGTVHSLSKKSADAMEIVITCSRVLEDVHLGDSIAINGVCLTVTSFTKEQFAADVMPETIKSTSLDQLTQGSPVNLERAMSSNGRFGGHFVSGHVDGTAVITRIEKKSNAIYYDLKMNKTLTDMLTQKGSIAIDGVSLTIFDLRDSYVTVSIIPHTLEGTIFPTKSMGDIVNIECDMIGKYIYRFLTKEHGEKQPSRLTPSFLKEHGF, via the coding sequence ATGTTTACGGGAATAATTGAAGAAGTTGGCACCGTCCATTCATTAAGTAAAAAGTCAGCAGATGCCATGGAAATTGTCATTACATGCAGCCGTGTGCTGGAAGATGTTCACCTTGGAGACAGTATCGCTATTAATGGAGTATGTCTGACAGTCACAAGCTTCACAAAAGAACAGTTTGCGGCAGATGTGATGCCAGAGACGATCAAATCGACATCGCTGGATCAGCTGACACAAGGTAGTCCAGTGAATTTAGAGCGAGCCATGTCCTCAAATGGACGATTTGGCGGCCATTTTGTCTCAGGTCATGTTGATGGAACGGCTGTCATAACCCGAATAGAAAAGAAAAGTAATGCTATTTACTATGATTTAAAGATGAACAAGACCCTCACAGATATGCTCACCCAAAAGGGTTCGATCGCAATAGATGGTGTCAGCTTGACCATTTTCGATTTGCGAGATTCATATGTTACAGTCTCTATTATTCCTCATACGCTTGAAGGCACTATTTTCCCTACTAAATCTATGGGGGATATCGTAAATATAGAGTGTGACATGATCGGTAAATACATTTATCGTTTTTTAACAAAAGAGCACGGTGAAAAACAGCCATCTCGATTGACCCCCTCATTTTTAAAAGAGCATGGATTTTAG
- a CDS encoding DUF1002 domain-containing protein yields MFKKMMLGMMAALLFLIGVPKVSLADAAVGDVIVTLGQDLTPADRQKVLDELNPPENATKIEVTNKEEHEYLGKYIPRSSIGTRALSSSSITIEKSGTGLTVDTHNIKTITDEMYLNALMTAGVKDAKVVVTAPFEVSGTAALTGLLKAYEVSSDKAIPEDVKQVANEELVTTSKLGDSIGKDNASALIAKIKDDIAKNGVPKTTKEVEEKVDQAASDLNLNLTQDQKDQLISLFDKMKNVNIDWNQVGSQIDKAKDKITKFIESDEGKNLLQKIWDFFVSIWNAIVSVFTGGK; encoded by the coding sequence ATGTTTAAAAAAATGATGCTTGGTATGATGGCAGCGCTCCTTTTCCTAATTGGCGTGCCAAAAGTCAGCTTAGCGGATGCAGCTGTCGGCGATGTCATCGTCACACTCGGGCAAGACTTAACACCGGCTGATCGTCAGAAGGTGCTTGACGAGTTGAATCCACCTGAAAATGCGACAAAAATTGAAGTAACCAATAAAGAAGAGCACGAATATTTAGGAAAGTATATCCCTCGTTCTTCTATCGGGACGAGAGCCTTATCATCTTCATCTATCACCATTGAAAAATCAGGTACTGGTCTGACTGTGGATACACACAACATCAAGACCATTACAGATGAGATGTATTTAAATGCTTTAATGACAGCAGGTGTAAAAGATGCCAAGGTTGTCGTGACTGCTCCATTTGAAGTATCTGGTACAGCCGCACTGACGGGCTTACTAAAAGCGTATGAGGTGTCAAGCGACAAAGCCATTCCAGAAGATGTGAAGCAGGTGGCAAACGAAGAGCTTGTGACAACTTCTAAATTGGGTGACTCCATCGGGAAAGACAACGCTTCTGCCCTTATTGCAAAAATCAAAGATGACATTGCAAAAAACGGCGTCCCTAAAACCACGAAAGAGGTAGAAGAAAAAGTGGATCAGGCTGCTTCTGATTTGAACTTAAATCTGACGCAGGATCAAAAAGATCAGCTTATCTCTCTATTTGATAAAATGAAGAATGTCAATATCGATTGGAACCAAGTAGGATCTCAAATTGATAAAGCAAAAGATAAGATAACTAAATTCATAGAATCGGATGAAGGGAAAAACCTTCTTCAAAAGATTTGGGATTTCTTTGTCTCCATTTGGAATGCGATCGTTTCCGTATTCACTGGAGGAAAATAA
- a CDS encoding segregation/condensation protein A: MLEYQVKIDSFEGPLDLLLHLINRLEIDIYDIPVAKITEQYLLYVHTMRELELDVASEYLVMAATLLSIKSRMLLPKQEEELFDEDMLEEEEDPREELIGKLIEYRKYKNAAQELKEREEERQNAFTKPPSDLSQFVKESEAKDTNLHVTVYDMLGAFQKVLNRKKITKPAPSKITRQEIPIEDKMNEIMNHLRKTKKRTNFMTLFQHDQKEHLVVTFLAVLELMKSHQIMLEQEGNFKDIYIIGSETIHDA, translated from the coding sequence ATGCTGGAATATCAGGTGAAAATAGATTCGTTCGAGGGTCCTTTGGACTTGCTATTACATTTAATCAACCGGTTGGAAATTGATATTTATGATATTCCCGTCGCTAAAATTACGGAGCAGTATTTATTATATGTCCACACGATGAGGGAGCTGGAGCTCGATGTTGCGAGTGAATATTTGGTCATGGCAGCAACCCTCCTGAGTATTAAAAGCAGAATGCTTCTTCCGAAACAAGAGGAAGAGCTGTTTGATGAAGACATGCTCGAAGAGGAAGAGGACCCTCGAGAAGAGCTGATTGGCAAATTAATTGAATATCGCAAGTATAAAAATGCAGCACAAGAATTAAAGGAACGCGAGGAAGAAAGGCAAAATGCCTTTACAAAACCACCGAGTGATTTAAGCCAATTTGTAAAAGAATCAGAAGCGAAGGACACAAATTTACATGTAACAGTGTATGATATGTTAGGTGCATTCCAAAAGGTATTAAACCGAAAAAAAATCACGAAACCAGCACCATCAAAGATTACAAGACAAGAAATCCCGATTGAAGACAAAATGAATGAGATTATGAACCATTTAAGAAAAACAAAAAAGCGGACCAATTTCATGACTCTATTTCAACATGATCAAAAGGAACACCTTGTCGTGACGTTTCTTGCTGTTCTCGAATTGATGAAAAGTCATCAAATCATGCTAGAGCAGGAAGGGAACTTTAAAGACATTTATATCATAGGGAGTGAAACGATTCATGACGCTTGA
- a CDS encoding spore maturation protein encodes MVNLIWVFLTVIGLVYAMVNGTMEEVNEAVFKGSKEAVTISIGLISVLVFWLGLMKIAEEAGLLNFFSKLCRPFISKLFPDIPPHHPAMGYILSNLMANFFGLGNAATPLGIKAMEQMKVLNGGKNEASRSMITFLAVNTSSITLVPTTVIAIRMTYGADQPTDIVGPTILATLISGIGAIIIDRYFHYRRSRRG; translated from the coding sequence ATGGTCAATCTAATTTGGGTATTTCTCACTGTCATCGGTCTTGTCTATGCGATGGTGAATGGAACGATGGAGGAAGTGAATGAGGCTGTATTTAAAGGCTCAAAAGAAGCGGTTACTATTTCAATTGGTCTGATTAGTGTCCTCGTTTTTTGGCTCGGGCTCATGAAGATTGCCGAAGAGGCAGGGCTGTTAAATTTCTTTAGTAAATTGTGCCGGCCTTTTATTTCAAAGCTATTCCCGGATATTCCGCCTCATCATCCTGCAATGGGGTATATTTTATCAAATCTCATGGCAAACTTCTTTGGTCTCGGGAATGCCGCTACACCGCTTGGGATTAAGGCGATGGAGCAGATGAAAGTTTTAAACGGCGGAAAAAATGAGGCGAGCCGGTCTATGATTACATTTTTAGCAGTCAACACTTCCTCTATTACACTTGTGCCAACAACCGTCATTGCCATAAGAATGACCTATGGGGCAGATCAGCCAACAGACATTGTAGGGCCAACGATTTTAGCAACACTCATTTCAGGTATCGGTGCCATTATCATCGATCGTTATTTCCATTATCGCAGAAGCAGGCGGGGGTGA
- a CDS encoding D-alanyl-D-alanine carboxypeptidase: MPYLKIGTAVLLLFTLLLPFFSQAKADISLSVSARSAILMDGQSGRVLFGKDEHEKRRIASITKIMTAVLAIESGKMKDTVKVSKRAIQAEGSSIYLKEGQKVSLEDLTYGLMLRSGNDAAVAIAEHVGGSLEGFIFMMNQKAAELGMENTNFQNPHGLDDHKNHYSSAYDMAVLTKYAMKHKQYQKIAGTAFYKAKTMEGYWKNKNKLLTGLYEYSTGGKTGYTKLAKRTLVSTAAKGDAELIAVTINAPDDWKDHISMFEYAFDHYKTYVLAEKGRIASLKGTFYEKKAFIKRDVDYFLNEDEKKLVKIETEMLTPKKKWKKNTEAIPDVVGKMTILLDEQVIEQLPIFYENKRNRMPQKSFQEMFKSVFQTSIGGSIWSI, encoded by the coding sequence ATGCCCTATTTAAAAATTGGAACAGCAGTCCTTCTTCTATTTACACTCTTACTGCCTTTTTTCTCACAAGCCAAAGCAGACATTTCATTATCAGTGAGTGCAAGAAGCGCCATTTTAATGGATGGACAGTCAGGCAGAGTCCTCTTTGGAAAGGACGAGCACGAAAAAAGAAGAATCGCCAGTATTACAAAAATCATGACGGCTGTATTAGCCATTGAATCAGGAAAAATGAAAGATACTGTCAAAGTATCAAAACGTGCGATTCAAGCGGAGGGCTCATCCATTTATTTAAAGGAAGGGCAGAAGGTGAGCTTAGAAGATTTGACGTACGGGCTCATGCTGCGTTCTGGAAATGATGCAGCTGTTGCCATTGCAGAGCATGTTGGTGGCAGCTTAGAAGGCTTTATTTTTATGATGAATCAAAAGGCAGCTGAACTAGGAATGGAGAATACGAATTTTCAAAATCCGCACGGACTCGATGATCATAAAAATCATTATTCATCAGCCTATGACATGGCAGTCCTAACAAAATACGCGATGAAGCATAAACAATATCAAAAAATTGCCGGTACGGCTTTCTATAAAGCGAAGACAATGGAAGGCTATTGGAAAAATAAAAACAAGCTGCTCACCGGTTTATACGAATATTCAACTGGAGGGAAAACGGGATATACAAAGCTTGCAAAACGTACACTTGTCTCCACTGCTGCAAAAGGTGATGCTGAACTGATCGCGGTGACCATTAATGCGCCGGACGACTGGAAGGATCATATCTCTATGTTTGAGTATGCATTTGATCACTACAAAACGTATGTGCTTGCTGAAAAAGGAAGGATCGCTTCGTTAAAAGGGACCTTTTACGAAAAAAAAGCGTTTATCAAGCGTGATGTGGACTATTTTTTAAATGAAGATGAGAAAAAACTTGTCAAAATTGAAACGGAAATGCTCACCCCTAAAAAGAAATGGAAAAAAAACACCGAAGCCATCCCAGATGTTGTAGGAAAAATGACGATTTTATTAGATGAACAAGTAATCGAACAATTACCAATTTTTTATGAAAATAAACGAAACCGCATGCCTCAAAAAAGTTTTCAAGAAATGTTTAAGTCTGTCTTTCAGACATCTATAGGCGGATCTATATGGTCAATCTAA